In the Neisseria sp. KEM232 genome, GGCAGATAGCCTTCCACTTCGTCGCCCAAAACAACAACTGCGCCCTTGGCTTCAACGGATTTCACAGTGCCTTTAACCAGCGAGCCTTTGTCGTTGACGCTGATATAGTTGCCGAAAGGATCGCCTTCGAGCTGTTTGATGCCCAGGGAGATGCGTTCTTTTTCCACATCGATGCCCAATACGACGGCTTCGACTTCTTCACCTTTTTTGTATTTGCGTACGGCTTCTTCGCCGGACTCCGTCCAAGACAGATCGGACAGGTGAACCAAACCGTCGATATTGCCGGGCAGGCCGACGAATACGCCGAAGTCGGTAATGGATTTGACGGCACCTTTGATTTTGTCGCCTTTATTGTAGTTGGCGGCAAAATCTTCCCAAGGATTGGGCTGGCACTGTTTCATACCCAGGCTGATGCGGCGGCGGTCTTCGTCGATTTCCAGAATCATCACTTCGACTTCATCGCCCAGCTGTACGACTTTGCTCGGGTGTACGTTTTTGTTGGTCCAGTCCATTTCGGAAACGTGTACCAAGCCTTCGATGCCCTGTTCGATTTCGACAAACGCGCCGTAGTCGGTGAGGTTGGACACTTTGCCGAACAGGCGTGTACCGGCCGGATAACGGCGTGCGAGGCCGCTCCAAGGATCTTCGCCCAGCTGTTTGATGCCGAGAGAAACGCGTTGTTTTTCCTGGTCGAATTTCAATACTTTGGCTTCGACTTCCTGGCCGACTTCCAGCACTTCGCTCGGGTGTTTCACACGGCGCCATGCCAGATCGGTGATGTGCAGCAGGCCGTCGATACCGCCCAGATCCACGAATGCGCCGTAGTCGGTGATATTTTTGACGATGCCTTTGACAACAGTGCCTTCTTGCAGGTTTTCCAGCAGGGCTTTGCGCTCTTCGCCCAAAGTGGCTTCGAGCACGGCGCGGCGGGATACCACGACGTTGTTGCGTTTTTTATCCAGCTTGATGACTTTGAATTCGATTTCTTTGCCTTCAAAGTGGGAAGTGTCTTTGATAGGGCGCACGTCCAAGAGCGAACCGGGCAGGAAGGCGCGGATGCTGTTGATCATGACGGTGAGGCCGCCTTTGACTTTGCCGTTGATCAGGCCGGAGAGGATGTCGCCGTTTTCCATTGCTTCTTCCAAAGCAATCCAGTCGGCGGCGCGTTTGGCTTTTTCGCGCGACAGTTTGGTTTCGCCGAAGCCGTTTTCCACGGATTCTATGGTCACGGTAACGAAGTCGCCTACTTTGACTTCCACTTCGCCTTGCGGGTTTTTGAATTCGTTGATGTCGATGAGCGACTCGGATTTCAGACCGGCGTTGACGATGACGAATTTGTCTTCAATCGCCACCACTTCGGCGGTAATCACTTCCCCTTGGTTCATTTCCTGAACGGCGGAGTACTCTTCCAACAACTGGGCAAAATTTTCCATATTTGCTAAATCTTTCTTTGCGCTGCCGGAGGGCGCGGGGTTTGGAGTTGTAAAACGGCAGACCCTTCCGGCCGGGCTGCCGCTGCCACATATTTTCAGACGGCCTTCCGTATCAAAAAGGCCGTCTGAAAAACGAAAGCGCGGATTATATACTAGATTTGTTTTTGCTCATACCAATCAACTACTTTTTTTACCGCCTCCTCGATGCCCATGTCCGAAGTATCCAACAGCATCGCGTCGGGCAGCTGCACCAGCGGCGCGGCGGCGCGGCGGCGGTCGGCTTCGTCGCGGGATTCGATGTCGGCGAGAATGCGGTCAAAGGCCACGCCTTCGCACGCAATGCCGAGCTGTTTGGCGCGGCGTTCTGCCCGCACCTGTGCCGACGCGGTCAAAAACACCTTCAACGCGGCATCGGGAAACACCACCGAACCCATATCGCGCCCGTCGGCCACCAGCCCGGAGGCCGTCTGAAAATCGCGCTGGCGCTGCAACAGAGCGGCGCGCACCGCAGGGAACTGCGCCACCGCCGACGCGCCCATGCCGATTTCCTCACTGCGGATGGCGTTGCCGACGTCCTCGCCGTCGAGCAGCACCCGCTGTCCGTCAAACTGCACGGGAAGTGCGGCGGCCAGCGCGGCTACGGCGGCCTCGTCCGTCCACTCTACGCCTTTGCGCCGCGCATAGAGGGCGGCCAGCCGGTACAGCGCGCCCGAGTCGAGATAACTCCAACCCAAGGCCGCCGCCACCCGTGAAGCCACCGTACCTTTGCCCGACGCGCTCGGGCCGTCGACGGCGATTACCTTTGTTGCCATTTTCATTCCTCAAATTAACGCTTTTCGGCATAATAGCAAGCCTCGTTAACAGATTCCAGCGCCGCCATGACCACCCAATCCCTCCGTCTCGAAGCACGCCGTCTGAAACCCTCCTCCGTCGCCCTGCCCGGCTCGAAAAGCATCAGCAACCGCACCCTACTCCTGGCCGCCCTGTCCGACGGCGTCTGCACCATCCGCTCGCTGCTCGCATCCGACGACACCGACCGCATGCTCGACGCCCTCGCCGCCTTGGGTGTACGCATCGAGCGGCTTTCAGACGGCCTCGTGCGCGTACACGGCTGCGGCGGACGCTTTCCCGCCGCCGAAGCCGACTTGTTCCTCGGCAACGCCGGCACCGCCTTCCGCCCGTTAACCGCCGCCCTCGCCGTACTCGGCGGCAACTACCATCTGCACGGCATCCCGCGCATGCACGAACGCCCCATCGGCGACCTCGTCGACGCCCTGCACCTTATCGGCGCCGACATCCGCTATCTCGGCAACGACGGCTACCCGCCGCTCGCCATTGGCCGCCGCAACGATAACGGCGTGCGCAGCGTGCCGATTAAAGGCAACGTATCCAGCCAGTTTCTCACCGCCCTTTTAATGGCACTGCCGCTCACCGGCGAAGCCTGCGAAATCCGCGTCGAAGGCGAACTGATTTCCAAGCCCTATATCGACATCACCCTCAACCTGATGCAACGCTTCGGCGTCGCGGTCGAAAACCGCGCCTACCGCAGCTTCCTCGTCCCCGCCGCCAACTACCGCGCCCCCGAACGCATCACCGTCGAAGGCGACGCATCGAGCGCCTCCTATTTCCTTGCCGCCGGACTGCTCGGCGGCACGCCCGTGCGCGTCACCGGCTTGGGCAAAAACGCCGTCCAGGGCGACGCCGCCTTTGCCGCCGAACTGGAAAAAACCGGCGCGATCGTCACTTGGGGCGACGACTTTATCGAAGTGTCCCGCGCCCCCGGCCAAAGCGTGCGCGCCTTCGATTTGGACGCCAACCACATCCCCGACGCCGCCATGACCCTCGCCATCGTCGCCCTCGCCGCCGACGGAGCGTGCGCCATCCGCAACATCGCCTCGTGGCGCGTCAAAGAAACCGACCGCATCGCCGCCATGGCCGCCGAGCTGCGCAAAGTCGGCGCAACCGTGGAAGAAGGCGCGGACTTTATCCGCATCACCCCGCCCGCCGCCCCCACACCAAACGCCGTCATCGACACCTACGACGACCACCGCATGGCCATGTGTTTTTCCCTTGTTTCCCTGCTCGGCGTGCCCGTCACCATCAACGACCCCGCCTGCGTGCGCAAAACTTTCC is a window encoding:
- the rpsA gene encoding 30S ribosomal protein S1, which encodes MENFAQLLEEYSAVQEMNQGEVITAEVVAIEDKFVIVNAGLKSESLIDINEFKNPQGEVEVKVGDFVTVTIESVENGFGETKLSREKAKRAADWIALEEAMENGDILSGLINGKVKGGLTVMINSIRAFLPGSLLDVRPIKDTSHFEGKEIEFKVIKLDKKRNNVVVSRRAVLEATLGEERKALLENLQEGTVVKGIVKNITDYGAFVDLGGIDGLLHITDLAWRRVKHPSEVLEVGQEVEAKVLKFDQEKQRVSLGIKQLGEDPWSGLARRYPAGTRLFGKVSNLTDYGAFVEIEQGIEGLVHVSEMDWTNKNVHPSKVVQLGDEVEVMILEIDEDRRRISLGMKQCQPNPWEDFAANYNKGDKIKGAVKSITDFGVFVGLPGNIDGLVHLSDLSWTESGEEAVRKYKKGEEVEAVVLGIDVEKERISLGIKQLEGDPFGNYISVNDKGSLVKGTVKSVEAKGAVVVLGDEVEGYLPASEFAADRVEDLTTKLKEGDEVEAVIVTVDRKNRSIKLSVKAKDAKESRDALNSVNAASSANAGTTSLGDLLKAKLSGDNE
- the cmk gene encoding (d)CMP kinase, giving the protein MKMATKVIAVDGPSASGKGTVASRVAAALGWSYLDSGALYRLAALYARRKGVEWTDEAAVAALAAALPVQFDGQRVLLDGEDVGNAIRSEEIGMGASAVAQFPAVRAALLQRQRDFQTASGLVADGRDMGSVVFPDAALKVFLTASAQVRAERRAKQLGIACEGVAFDRILADIESRDEADRRRAAAPLVQLPDAMLLDTSDMGIEEAVKKVVDWYEQKQI
- the aroA gene encoding 3-phosphoshikimate 1-carboxyvinyltransferase encodes the protein MTTQSLRLEARRLKPSSVALPGSKSISNRTLLLAALSDGVCTIRSLLASDDTDRMLDALAALGVRIERLSDGLVRVHGCGGRFPAAEADLFLGNAGTAFRPLTAALAVLGGNYHLHGIPRMHERPIGDLVDALHLIGADIRYLGNDGYPPLAIGRRNDNGVRSVPIKGNVSSQFLTALLMALPLTGEACEIRVEGELISKPYIDITLNLMQRFGVAVENRAYRSFLVPAANYRAPERITVEGDASSASYFLAAGLLGGTPVRVTGLGKNAVQGDAAFAAELEKTGAIVTWGDDFIEVSRAPGQSVRAFDLDANHIPDAAMTLAIVALAADGACAIRNIASWRVKETDRIAAMAAELRKVGATVEEGADFIRITPPAAPTPNAVIDTYDDHRMAMCFSLVSLLGVPVTINDPACVRKTFPDYFAVFESLKA